From one Sphingobacteriales bacterium genomic stretch:
- a CDS encoding redoxin domain-containing protein, producing the protein MKRTITLFLSLTFALLSLSVEKNYNITITVKGMENKIGVLAYYYGEKRFVKDTLFFDTKGSAAIKGKKNIASGVYLIAFPSMRYNSFDVILNETSFSISTDTFNFIKNATVKNSVENQQMFEDMKYMLPLGKENDSIQKLIKTVANKESSEFKTLLSKTDEISKKIILHRKEIAKKYPATYYTKLLKIMMDIEVPAPPRKKDGSLVDTFFNYHYIKQHYYDDVDFADSGILRSPVFQHKFLKYFDSYSHPHFDSIIVTIDSMLNLVRGKNAEMFQYCLNELFLKYAKSEIMGHDAIYVHLAEKYYLAGLAWWANPSSLTELRERVEGLKPTLIGRIAPNFFVQDSSGKTQMFHDFIPRNKYTALVFWNSDCGHCQQEIPHLKQLYTDSLKAMGVRIFAVSTEQTDSSFRAFAAKNCSPDWITCADMRGVSAFRKEYDVITTPKLFLINKNFKIIAKNIPINNLVDFIKFEDGLPE; encoded by the coding sequence ATGAAACGAACGATTACACTTTTTTTGTCACTTACGTTTGCCCTTCTCTCCCTTTCTGTAGAAAAAAATTACAACATCACCATTACCGTAAAAGGTATGGAGAATAAGATTGGCGTACTGGCCTATTACTATGGTGAGAAACGATTTGTAAAAGATACCTTGTTCTTTGATACAAAAGGTAGTGCCGCGATAAAGGGTAAAAAAAATATTGCCTCCGGCGTTTATCTGATTGCCTTTCCGTCAATGCGCTATAACTCCTTTGATGTAATATTAAATGAAACCAGTTTCAGCATTTCTACAGACACCTTCAACTTCATCAAAAATGCAACGGTAAAAAATTCTGTGGAGAACCAGCAGATGTTTGAGGATATGAAATATATGCTGCCGCTGGGCAAAGAAAATGATTCTATTCAAAAGCTCATAAAAACAGTGGCTAATAAAGAATCTTCCGAATTCAAGACCTTATTATCCAAAACAGATGAAATATCCAAAAAAATTATTCTGCACAGGAAAGAAATCGCTAAAAAATATCCGGCAACCTATTACACAAAACTCCTGAAAATCATGATGGATATTGAAGTTCCCGCTCCACCCCGGAAAAAGGATGGAAGCCTGGTGGATACTTTTTTCAATTACCATTACATCAAACAACACTATTACGATGATGTGGACTTCGCCGATTCAGGCATCCTTCGCAGCCCGGTGTTTCAGCACAAGTTCTTGAAATATTTTGACAGCTACTCCCATCCCCACTTTGATTCTATTATTGTCACGATAGATTCGATGCTGAACCTGGTAAGAGGAAAAAATGCGGAAATGTTTCAGTACTGCCTGAATGAATTATTTCTAAAGTATGCCAAAAGTGAAATCATGGGCCATGATGCCATCTATGTCCATCTTGCTGAAAAATATTATCTGGCAGGGCTGGCCTGGTGGGCAAACCCGAGCAGTTTAACGGAATTGAGGGAACGTGTTGAGGGACTCAAGCCAACCTTAATCGGCAGAATTGCACCCAATTTCTTTGTTCAGGATTCGTCCGGAAAGACACAGATGTTCCATGATTTTATCCCAAGAAACAAATACACGGCTCTCGTCTTCTGGAACTCCGACTGTGGGCACTGTCAGCAGGAAATTCCACACTTAAAACAACTCTATACCGATTCCCTGAAAGCAATGGGTGTTCGCATTTTTGCGGTTTCAACAGAACAGACAGACAGCTCTTTCAGGGCGTTCGCAGCAAAAAACTGTTCCCCCGACTGGATTACCTGCGCCGATATGCGCGGGGTGAGTGCCTTCCGGAAAGAATACGATGTGATTACCACGCCAAAATTGTTTTTGATTAACAAGAACTTTAAAATTATTGCAAAAAACATCCCGATAAACAATCTGGTTGATTTCATAAAATTTGAAGACGGACTGCCGGAGTAA
- a CDS encoding LysM peptidoglycan-binding domain-containing protein yields the protein MKKITSILSLTTILLGSQISAFAETAVEVMQKSLTAMGTVKTMKYHFYAQERMDDGKYSKSDVEFNVIASPFHVFAKAHLPQSAQLIHDAANSPDVRVKKGFKLTLSPTNKLLMKGVHNPITRAGFAQIKKILEMSMAQRKGENYADFVKLIGSVVYDNNECWKVEINDPDYKIIDYTVASNETSVWQIGKKLAISEYKIKELNKIGDEVKAGQKLKIPSSYAKKTTLYIDKTNYLPIYHKMEDEKGIYEIYEFKGLKTGVTFSNTDFEFD from the coding sequence ATGAAAAAGATTACCAGTATTTTATCTTTAACAACCATCCTGTTGGGATCACAGATCAGCGCATTCGCGGAAACAGCAGTGGAAGTCATGCAAAAGAGCCTAACAGCCATGGGGACTGTAAAAACCATGAAGTATCATTTTTATGCGCAGGAACGCATGGATGACGGAAAATACAGTAAAAGTGACGTTGAATTCAATGTGATTGCATCTCCTTTTCACGTGTTCGCAAAAGCTCACTTACCACAATCAGCACAGCTGATTCACGATGCTGCCAACTCGCCGGATGTACGGGTAAAGAAAGGGTTTAAACTTACCTTATCCCCTACGAATAAATTACTCATGAAAGGTGTCCACAATCCTATCACAAGAGCTGGATTTGCACAAATCAAGAAGATACTGGAAATGAGCATGGCTCAGCGCAAAGGCGAAAACTATGCTGATTTTGTAAAATTAATTGGGTCTGTCGTATATGACAACAATGAATGCTGGAAAGTAGAGATCAATGATCCTGATTATAAAATTATAGATTATACAGTTGCGTCCAATGAAACTTCTGTATGGCAAATCGGAAAAAAACTGGCGATTTCAGAATATAAAATCAAAGAATTGAATAAGATTGGCGATGAAGTGAAAGCAGGACAGAAACTGAAAATACCTTCGTCTTACGCAAAGAAAACAACTCTATACATTGACAAAACAAACTACCTGCCCATCTATCATAAAATGGAGGATGAAAAAGGAATTTATGAGATCTATGAATTTAAAGGTTTAAAAACCGGAGTTACCTTCAGCAATACTGATTTTGAATTTGATTAA